A stretch of DNA from Paenibacillus sp. FSL W8-0186:
TCCAAATGCTTCGCTACCTTAAGCGCGTTCTCACTATGGCGTTCTACGCGCAGATGCAGCGTCTCCAGACCCTGAAGAAGCAGCCAAGCGTTAAATGGAGACAAGGATGCGCCCAGGTCGCGCTGCAGCTGTACGCGGGCTTTAATAATGTAAGCCAGCGGGCCAAGCGCCTCCGTATAGACAACGCCGTTGTAGCTCGGATCCGGCTCGGTCAGCCCCGGGAATTTGCCGCTGGCCTTCCAGTCGAACTTCCCGCCGTCAACGATGACGCCGCCAATGGAAGTGCCGTGTCCGCCGATGAATTTCGTGGCTGAGTGCACAACAATGTCTGCCCCGTGCTTAATCGGCTGCAGCAGGTACGGGCTTGGGAAGGTGTTGTCTACGATAAGCGGGATGCCGTGCTCATGAGCAATCGCGGCTACCGCTTCGATATCGAGGACATCGCCCTTCGGATTGCCGATCGTCTCTGCATACAGAGCTTTGGTCTTATCTGTGATCGCCGCGCGGAAATTTTCCGGGTTGGACGAATCCACGAAGGTCACTTTAATTCCCAGCTTCGCTAGCGTAGTAGAGAACAGGTTATACGTTCCGCCGTACAACGTGGCGGAGGAGACGATTTCATCCCCGGCACCTGCGATATTCAGGATCGAGAACGTAATCGCTGCCTGACCGGAGCTCGTGGCAAGTGCGCCAACGCCGCCCTCGAGCGCCGCGATTCTTTTCTCGAACACATCGTTCGTCGGGTTCATAATACGGGAGTAAATGTTGCCAAATTCCTTCAGTCCGAACAAATTGGCCGCATGCTCCGTATCGCGGAAGCCATAGGATGTTGTTTGATACAGCGGTACCGCGCGAGAATAAGTAGTAGGATCAATTTCCTGACCCGCATGAACCGCAAGTGTTTCAAGACCGAGTTGACGCTCTTCAGACATAGTTAAATCCTCCTTTAAATTTGCATACCCAAAAGGATGTCATTGTTTTTTCATATTCTCTCACATAATGAAGCGTTTGAAAATACCAAATCCGATAAAATTCCTATGAATTATTCATTTTCTCGATCTGCTGTGGACAACAAATAAGCCGACGGCTGAAAACCGCGGCTAATTTGTTCATATGTGCATGGATATGTGCATACTGTTCATAATTTCCGGAGAGCAGGTCGGGAATCATCTACATATTCACATGATCGACCGCTAAATACCGCTGATTCCCTCCCTGTTCAGGGTTATGCACATGTGGACAGTTATCTGCTCTGGGAATTCACAGAAAATTTGCGGATAAAATAGGCATCCTCCATAGACGGCAGCACCTCTGCCAAGCCTGGAAAAGGAACTCGCTCCGCGACAACTCTTACAACAAGCCCCGCCTCCGTCTCCCTCATAAAAATAACCCGCTCCTCCGGGAACTCGCGCATTTGCTCGCTTGTCACCGTTCCCTCCCAAACCTTTGAAGGAAGATCCCACTTCCATTCCGCCGCACCGCCCTCAAAACGAATCCCGCCGTTCTCAAGCCATAGTATGCGGTTCGCCGCCGCCTCCCACTCATTCAATTCATGAACAGCGGCAACGACGACCCGCCCCAGCGCATAACGCGTCAAATATGTTATGGCCATTTTCCGCTCCCCTGAATCCAGCGCGTTTAGCGGCTCGTCAAGGAAGAGGAATTTCGGCTGGGCCAGCAGAGACTGAACGATGGCAATCCTTCTCTGTACGCCGATCGATAACCGTCTGATCCGGGTATTGCGGTACGTCTCCAGCCGAAAATCGCGAATCAGGCGGTCGACCAGCTCGGTTTGGAACACTCCCTTCAGCTCAGCAAGGTACATAAGCAGTTTGTACGTCGTCATCTCCTCATACAGCTCGATGTCCGAAGGAACGTAGCCGATCTGGCTGCGGATAAGCGGCAGGTGATCGGCCGCTTCGCGGCCCTGATACGCGATCCTGCCCTTCCGCGGTTTGTCCACTGTAGCGAGCAGCCTAAGCAGCGTCGACTTTCCGGCTCCGTTAGGACCGACAAGCAGCGTCAGTCCCGGATATAGGCGCAGCTGTTCAATCTCC
This window harbors:
- a CDS encoding homocysteine synthase, encoding MSEERQLGLETLAVHAGQEIDPTTYSRAVPLYQTTSYGFRDTEHAANLFGLKEFGNIYSRIMNPTNDVFEKRIAALEGGVGALATSSGQAAITFSILNIAGAGDEIVSSATLYGGTYNLFSTTLAKLGIKVTFVDSSNPENFRAAITDKTKALYAETIGNPKGDVLDIEAVAAIAHEHGIPLIVDNTFPSPYLLQPIKHGADIVVHSATKFIGGHGTSIGGVIVDGGKFDWKASGKFPGLTEPDPSYNGVVYTEALGPLAYIIKARVQLQRDLGASLSPFNAWLLLQGLETLHLRVERHSENALKVAKHLEAHPNVEWVSYAGLPSHESYALAQKYLPKGQGAILTFGIKGGVEAGRKLINSVKLFSHLANVGDSKSLIIHPASTTHLQLSPEEQLSAGVTPGLIRLSIGTESIEDILYDLDQAIAASQA
- a CDS encoding ABC transporter ATP-binding protein, with the protein product MISIDYVRQPVGTFKLEIEQLRLYPGLTLLVGPNGAGKSTLLRLLATVDKPRKGRIAYQGREAADHLPLIRSQIGYVPSDIELYEEMTTYKLLMYLAELKGVFQTELVDRLIRDFRLETYRNTRIRRLSIGVQRRIAIVQSLLAQPKFLFLDEPLNALDSGERKMAITYLTRYALGRVVVAAVHELNEWEAAANRILWLENGGIRFEGGAAEWKWDLPSKVWEGTVTSEQMREFPEERVIFMRETEAGLVVRVVAERVPFPGLAEVLPSMEDAYFIRKFSVNSQSR